The Roseibium alexandrii DFL-11 genome window below encodes:
- a CDS encoding conjugal transfer protein TraB: protein MATGTIGWSGNVLLLPAGMLFPAFWAYAPSRSVAALVAAAHFLGASRGLPQGASIFFGSQYAIGLGLWFGASLVFVAVHSALWTRGSGWPRMLRYLIASVLMSLPPFGILGWASPITAAGVLFPGWGWLGLAATAILLLMMTTSLWRIAVPVVAGFAAWSAAFWTQPKVIEGWTGINTTFGYEGAGQPAGYKQQRETIAMVREAAAQGVKVAVLPESALGLWTPTTERLWKDALSELPVTVIGGAAVVQKSGYDTVMVEVSGKGSRILYRERMPVPVSMWQPWRRFTGDGGGANAYFFDNPVMQVAGSHAAPLICYEQLLVWPILQSMAMGSDVIVAIGNGWWTGESNITDIQRASVTAWAKLFDVPLVIAFNE, encoded by the coding sequence ATGGCGACCGGCACAATCGGCTGGTCCGGGAACGTGCTCCTGTTGCCGGCCGGAATGCTGTTTCCGGCTTTCTGGGCTTACGCTCCGTCCCGATCCGTGGCGGCACTGGTAGCCGCCGCGCACTTCCTGGGAGCGTCACGGGGATTGCCTCAGGGCGCCAGCATCTTCTTCGGGTCCCAATATGCCATCGGCCTGGGGCTGTGGTTCGGGGCATCGCTCGTCTTTGTCGCCGTTCACTCTGCGCTTTGGACGCGAGGATCCGGATGGCCACGAATGCTGCGCTACCTGATCGCAAGTGTTTTGATGAGTCTGCCGCCCTTCGGGATATTGGGTTGGGCCAGCCCGATTACCGCGGCCGGTGTGCTCTTTCCGGGATGGGGCTGGTTGGGGCTAGCAGCAACCGCGATCCTGTTGCTCATGATGACCACAAGCCTTTGGCGGATCGCGGTTCCGGTGGTGGCCGGCTTTGCTGCCTGGTCCGCCGCATTCTGGACGCAACCAAAGGTAATTGAGGGCTGGACCGGCATCAACACCACTTTCGGTTACGAAGGGGCGGGACAGCCTGCCGGCTACAAGCAGCAGCGGGAAACCATTGCCATGGTCCGCGAGGCTGCCGCGCAGGGCGTGAAAGTCGCCGTCCTGCCCGAGAGTGCGCTCGGACTATGGACCCCGACGACGGAACGGCTTTGGAAAGACGCTTTGTCAGAACTGCCGGTGACTGTGATCGGGGGTGCGGCTGTTGTTCAAAAGAGCGGCTACGACACGGTGATGGTGGAGGTGTCAGGGAAGGGATCGCGAATTCTCTATCGCGAGCGCATGCCGGTCCCTGTCTCGATGTGGCAGCCCTGGCGGCGGTTCACAGGGGACGGAGGCGGCGCGAACGCCTATTTCTTCGACAATCCCGTCATGCAGGTCGCGGGCAGCCACGCCGCGCCTCTGATCTGCTACGAACAGCTCCTCGTCTGGCCCATCCTGCAATCCATGGCCATGGGCTCAGACGTCATCGTTGCGATCGGCAACGGCTGGTGGACGGGTGAAAGCAACATCACCGACATTCAACGCGCCAGCGTCACAGCATGGGCAAAGCTGTTCGATGTTCCGCTGGTGATCGCATTCAACGAGTGA